The sequence AAGCTCTTACAAAAAGTGAAATTTGGCAAGCAAATTTTACTCTACTCGCCAAATTTATATCAAACTAGCCGATCTTTCTTATCTTTGCAGGAAGTGCTTGTCTAGCGCAAGTGCCAACCAACCAGTCATTTAAACTAAATTCGCCATTTCTTTTTGGATCAAGAAGTCCAAGCTTATTATGATTGACCCCTTTTTCTAAATTTGCGATCCCAAAAGCTGGCTTTCCATCGACAGTGTGCGTTCTTATACCAAACTCATCATGGCCAAATCCATGCTCGATACTAATAACTCCGCTAGCAACGCCATCCGTCACAAACGCCTCACCAACTTGCGCACCATAAGGAGTAGTCACTTTGACCTTATCGCCTGAGTGTATGCCTTGCTCGCTAGCCACATCTGTCGATATCCTTATGAAATTCTTAGGATGAACAGATCTTAGCCTTGGGCTAACAAAGGTGTAGAAGTGCTGGATATTTGACTTTCTTGAGCTTACTGTGTATTTCCACTCAGAGCGTGGGAAAAATTTCTCAAGCGGCGTACCGTCACTTGCTACTGGTAGCATCAGACTTGGCACTCCTGGCATATATTCGCCTGTTATTGAGTGTCTATGCCCACCGAGTGGCTCATAGTAGATCGAAGCTGGCGTAGGCGCTGGCACTTTTACGGTTGCTTTATCGCCATTATATGCGCTCTCGTAGCTATCGTATCTGCCGCCTTTTGCTAGTATGTGCGCTACTTTTGGCTTCTCTTCGTCTTTTAGATAAGGATCGAGTTTTGTCATCACTCTTGATATCTTACTAAGCTTTTTATCCTCGTCACTTATATCTTTCACACCCTCGCCGTCAAAGGCTAAATTTGCTAGTGCAGCCGCATAATACTGCTCTTTTACGTCAAGGTCCATGAAATTTCCATCTTTGTCTTTGAAGGCATTTTTGCCAAAGCCTTTTAGTCCAAGCTTCTTTGCCACGGCTATATAAAATGCCTCAACGTCGATCGTGCCGCCGTTTTTATCCTTTGCCTGCTTTGAGCTAACAGCCGGATAGCGCACGACTGAAGTTTTAGCGATCGTTCCCCAAAGAGAGTTTGGAAGTGCCCAGTTTTCTAAATTTACTCCGTCTGGCACGATGTAGTCAGCATAGGCGTTTGTCTCGTTCATAAAGGCGTCGATGCCCACAAAAAGTGGTAAATTTTTACTATCTTTTAGCACGTCTAAGACCGCTCTTTCAAGTCCTGCTTGTCCGTAAAGTACGTTTGTCATGTAGTTTATGAAAACTTTTACTTTGTATGGATAGCCGGCCTTGTGACTTGTAAGCGTTTCGTTTACAAGTGGCATAGAGATAGGATACCATGGCTGAGTTGATGGATAGCCGCTGCCGCCAGCTGCTACTTTGCGCTTATACTCGGAGCTTGTTTCGTAGTATTTGCCTGATCTTGATAAATTTAGACCATTTGGCTTATAAGCGCCCTCAAAGCTCTCAAGGTCATATCTGCCTTTTAAAAACTCGTGTGTGCCGGCACTTGCATTGACGTTGCCGCCTTTGTAGCCGTAAGTGCCCATTAGTGTGTTTAGACAAAGTATCGCAAAAGTAGTCATACCAGCTTGCGTATGCATCATACCGCCATGCACGTTTGTGCTCACCTGTCTGCCATTTTTGGTGAAATTTTCACAAAGCCAGATGATATCTTCAATGCTTACACCACAAATTTTTGAGTACTCCTCTAAGCTATGCTTGTAAGCTGATTCTTTTAAAAGCTGCATTGAGCTTTTTACCTCGACCTTTTTGCCGTCTATTAAAATTTTACCTTTGTAGTAGAGCTTGGCTGGTTCATTTGCCTTGTAGCTTTGTATCTTGCCATCTTGCGAGCAGACCTGCCATTCATTGTTGATAAGTGCAAATTTACCATAGTCTTTGTGGTCTTTTTCGGTGATGACTAGATGCGTAGCGTTGCACCAGTGTATCTCGCCTGCTAGCTTTGCCTGATCTAAATTTGGCTGCATAAGATAGTTCGTGGCGTACTTTTCATTTTCTATGATCCAGCGTATCATAGCCATAGCTAGAGCTGAGTCGGTGCCTGGCTTTATCGCTATCCAGCGGCCTTTGTCCGAAGAGGCGTATTTTACTGCGTTTGTAACGCTTGGATCGACTACCGCATAGCTAAAGTCATCTCTAGTGCCTCTTGTGTAAGAGAGCATTTTTGCTTGCTTTTGGAAAGGGTTGCCACCATTTGACGGCGAAGTGCCCCAGTAGATGATAAATTTAGAATTTTCATAGTCTGGCTTGGTGTGTGCAAAGCCCTTTGCGTTGTGCGCGATCTTGCCGCCGACCCTAAAGCCACCACCGCAAATTCCGCCGTGAGAGTAGTGATTTATAGTGCCAAATGACTTTTTAACAAAGCGATCAACGATGTCAGAGCGTCCGTCATATAGATAAAAACTTAAAAATTGATTGCGTTTGGTACCGTACTCTGGGTTTTCGCTATCGATTAGCTCGTCGCTATATATTGCTCTTAGCCCATCAACATGCCCCTCACCAAAGAGATCTCCGCCCTCCACTACCTCTTCTACTAGCTGCTCAAAGCTTATGCTCTTCCACTTACCCTCGCCTCTTTTACCAACTCTTTTTAGTGGCGTTAGTATCCTTGCAGGTGAGTCTATCATCTCAGGCAATATCGCTCCTCTAGCGCAAACTGTGGCTCGCTTTTCATCTTCACCACTTGCCGTTGTGGCAAGAAGTGCGTCATTTATCGATGTGTCAAAATTTGCCCAGTGTACGTTTGAAAGTGGGTGGTATGGATTGCCACTACATCTTAAAACTCGGTCGTTTTTGTCGTCTATGTGGAGTCTTATGCCGCACTTCGTCGTACAGCCATGGCACATCGAAAAAATAACGCTATGTCCATCACTAAGTGAAATTTTGCCGTCCTTTACTCGAAATTCAGGCTCTAGTGAGTTTGCCTGCGGTTTATAGTCGTCCTTATCTCCATCTGCCAGCATAGCACTCGTGGTTAGTGTTGAGAGCACGGCTGATCTTTTTAAAAATTCTCTTCTTTGCATTACTTATTTCCTTTTACTGTGCTATCTCTTCGTTCCAGCTGATAACCTTTTTATATCCATTATCAAGCTCGAGTTTTTTATTGTTTTTAGCCAAAATTTTACTAACACCGTGGTAGAACACCTGTGGATTTGTATTTTTAGGGCTATCTATAACCATAGTCTCGTGTGTGGCTAGAAATTTTCTGATATTTGAGTTAGGATCGTTAAGATCGCCTATTATACGGCTACCGCCCACACAGCTCTCTACGCATGCTGGCTGAAGTCCCGCTCTTAGTCTGTGGTCGCAGAAGGTGCATTTATCGGCCTTGTAGGTATGCAGGCTAAGATATCTTGCATGATATGGACAGGCCTCTACGCAAAGCGCACAGCCTATGCACTCTTTTGTATCAATCTTTACTATGCCATTACTTCTTTGATGGCTAGCACCAGTTGGACAAACGCTAATACAGGCTGGATTGTTGCAGTGGTTGCAAAGCCTTGGAAGTGACGCAATGACTGCCATTTTACCGTTTTTATCTCTTGCCTCATACTCGGAAACAATGGTTCTAAAAGCACCTGGCTGAACGTCGTTTTCTAACATACAGCTCATAGTACATGACTGACATCCAACACATCTTGTTAGATCTATCGCCATGCCGTAGCGAACACCACTACTACTAAAGTCCTTTGGTGCAGCCTTTAGTGCGGTCGTAGCAAAAAATAATCCTGCAGCTGCAATGAAACTGCGACGAGAATTTAAGGTCTGTTGCATAAAAATTCTCCTTTCTTTTTAGAATTTTTTCTTATTTTAACATAGTAAATATTTTTTCTAAAGTTTATTTTATATTTTTGCAAAATGTATTAAATTTTGAGAATTTTTGTAGCACTTAAAAGATAAAATTTGGATAGTAAAATTTAGGAAGAAGTAGGAAAAAGATAGAAAATAAACTTCTATCTTCTTAAATTTATACTTTGTGGTTTAGTATATAAAGGCGAATGACTTGCTCTGCTGTCATCTTTAAATTTCTAATCGCGACATCTTTTCTCATCGCTTCTTCAAGACTTACTGGCTCATTTAATATACAAAAATAGGCATCAATCCCATTTTTGTAGCAATCTTTGGCACATTTTTGTACACATCCAGCAAGTGCAACCACTGGCTTATTATGCTTTTTGGCTAGTTTTGCAACTCCAGTTGGTGTCTTGCCCATTGAGCTTTGAAAGTCCATACGGCCTTCGCCAGTGATGACCAGATCAGCCTTTTTGATCTCATCCTCAAGTGCGATGGTCTGCGTGATGATCTCAATGCCTGGTCGAAGTTTTGCTCCTAAAAATGCCACAAATGCAAAGCCAAGTCCGCCGGCCGCACCAGCACCTTTTTGTGTGTGAAATTTGGTACCATTTTTTTCTTTTACGAGGCTTGCAAAGTGTTTTAGTCCATCGTCAAGCTCTTTTACCATGCGGCCATTTGCACCCTTTTGAGGAGCATAAACGTGAGCTGCTCCGTTTGTGCCATAAAGTGGATTGTCCACGTCACAAGCTATCAAAAACTCACATTCTCTTAGCTCTTTTGAGACATTCTCGTCCGAAAACTCACAAATTTTGGCTAAATCCTCGCCTTTTCCTTCAAGCAAAATACCGTTTTTATCATAAAAATTAAACCCAAGTGCACTAAGCATACCTGTACCAGCATCATTTGTCGCACTTCCGCCAATGCCAATGATAAATTTTCTAGCACCCTTGCTAATGGCATCTTTTATCATTTGTCCAAAACCAAATGTACTAGTTTTTAGTGGATTTCTCTCGTCTGGATTTATTAGTGTGAGACCTGAAGCACTTGACATCTCAAGTATGGCAAGATCATCTTTTAGGGCGTATCTGGCTAGTATTTCAGTACCAAGTGGATTTTTAACTATCGTATCTATAAATTTCGCACCAAGTGCATCAGCCATCGCCTCTACACTACCTTCACCGCCATCAGCGATGGGCTTGACAACGACCTCGCAGCCAATCTCTTCTAGTCCTTCTTTTATGGCAAGGCCCGCTTCCAGTGAGCTAAGCGAGCCTTTTAACGAATCAATCGCGACTAAAATTCTCATAAAAGCACCAAAGATAATATGTAAACGCTAATCATACCAACTATACCCATTATAAATGTCATAGCCGTTTGTGTGCGATATCCTTGATCTGCGCTCATCTTGCTAAAATTTGTCACAACCCAGAAGTAGCTGTCATTTGCGTGAGATACGCACATCGCACCAGATGCTATCGCCATGACACAAAGTGCAGCTGAAATTTCACTCGTAAAGCCAAGTGTTTGCATAAGTGAGTTATCAGCACTAAATGCACCCATGATAGATGCTGTTGTGATGATTGCCACAGTTGAGCTTCCTTGAGCGGTTTTTAACACGGCTGAGATGATGAATGGGAAGAAAATTCCTATCGCTTTTATAGTAGAGGCATTTTCTTTTATGAAATTTACAAAGCCAGCCTCCGTGATAACGTTACCCAAAACACCGCCAGCTGCGGTGATGAAAAGTATAGGACCAGCGATCTTTAAAGACTCATTCGTGATATGGTCAAATTCTTTTATCTTTTTAGACTCGGCCAGTAAAAATACACAAAAGATCACACCAATAGCAAGAGCAATAATAGGGTTGCCTAAAAATAAAAGTACTTTTGGTAAAAAAGAAGCCTTATCAAGCATACCTTGTTTTGCTAGTACATCAACGATCGAGCCGATTGCCATAAAAATAATAGGCATGATAATAGGAGCAAGGCTCAAAAATCCGCTAGGTAGTGTGCCAAATTTCTTTAAAAGCTCTTCGTAGGTAGCTATGATGGTAGCGTCAGCATCTTTGTCGCTTATTGTTACGCTTTTGCCAATACTCTTTGAAAAGAAATAGACAGCTAGTAAAACTGGGATAGAAACAACTGTTCCCATGATGATAACAAGGAGTAAATTTCCGCCAAGACCAAGTGTGCCGGCTGCTGCTATTGGACCAGGGGTTGGCGGGATAAAGACGTGAGATGCGTATAGACCGCCACTAAGTGCGACTGACATCGCGACTGGGCTTGCTGAAATTTTCTTATAAAGTGCCTCGCGAATAGAGTTTAAAACGACAAATCCACTATCGCAAAATACCGGAATGCCGACAACCCAGCCCATGATGAGCATAGCAAGCTCTGGACGCTTTTGTCCGACTAGCTTTACAACCATATCCGCTAGCTTTAAAGCAGCTCCGGTTTTTTCAAGCACGGTGCCGATGATCGTTCCAAAGATAATAACGATACCGATGCTCTTAAATGTGCCACTAAAGCCGACACCTATCATCGCTGGGATCTTGGACAGATCAATGCCTGCGACGATCGCAAGAACCAAAGAAATGCTCATAAGTGCCAAGAATGGATGCACTTTTAGCTTAGAGATCATAACGATCATAAGTATGATGGCTACAACAAAACAGACAATTAGTGAGATTCCGCTCATAAAAACTCCTTTGCTCTGAGATTTTGCTTAAGATTTTAGCAAAATTTGCTTGTATTTTTTCTAATATTTTTAAGTTTTTTGATTAATTAAATTTTTTTGACATATTTGAGTAAATTTATGATTATTTGCCTAAATTTAGCCATTTTATAAGTTTAAAATTTTTAGCTTATTTTAAAACAACAAAACCAAGACCAAATTTATCAGTATGCCTATTATAATCAATCAAACTCTCACCATATCCCGTAAAATACTGCAAATAGCCATAAACTCCGGTTGAGAAGATAGGAAACATATATGAAATTTCAGCAGCACCTTTATTTGTTTTATCAAAATGTAAGTTATTTCTTAGCATTAGGCTAAAAATGTGTTCATTAAGGTTGTAGCTAAGTCTTACATCGCCGTGCCCGATGTATTTTAATATATCTTTATTATCACCCTTATTGCCTACTATTATCCAAGCTCTTGGCGAAATGCTAAGCTTGCCAAAAACAAAATCACTTTGCAAATAAGCTCTATTCCAGCTTCTTGAATTGCTACCATCTCGTCCATTTGACTCATGCAAAAGTCCAAATTTTAGGTTTTTTACACCTATTTGCTCCAAATATTTTGGCGAAGCAAAATTTAGAAAAATTTCTGGCTGATAGTTCGTCTCACGAAACGGGGCTGAAGTTCTTGTTATCTGCCACCAAGATGTCTGCGTGTAGGCTGCCACAAGGCTCTCTCTAAGCCCAAATAGGTCATAAAATAGCGGCTTTGCAAGGCTTATTTGAAACTTAGTTTCAACGCTCTTTCGCTCATCGTTTGGCACATTTTTGGCATAAGTTACTGGCAAAAGGTAGTTAAATTTATAAAGCTCGATACCAAGTGCATTTTGTAAATTTTTACCACTTTTATCTTCCCTTAAAAGATCGGCTTGCTTTAGCTTCGCCTCTCTTGGCGCTGGCTCACTTGCTTGTACATTTTGTATCGCTTCTTGCTCGTTTAAAGAGCCTTTGGCTAGCTCTTTATAAATTTGCATCGCAGCCTTTATGTCGCCACTTTGCTCCAGCTCTTGTGCCCTTTTAAAATCATCTAACCCACTTGCCATCAAAAAACTAAGACTAAGGCTTAAAAATAATAAAATTTTACTCATCATCTATCTTCTTTTCTTGGATTTTCTTTGCCATTTCGTATTCGTCAGGGAAATTTACGTTAAAAAACTGATCACTATCTTTAAAATTTACTACTTTGCATTTACAGATTTTTCTCAAAAGTCCGATTTTATGCTCATTTTTTAAATAAAACTCATGAGCCAAAGTGGCAAGCCCTGGGCTAAAAAAACCACAAAGCGAGTGAATGTGCTCATTATCACTAGCCACAACCATGTCAAATTCATCTTTAAATTTAGCAAGCTCCTCTAAGCTTTTAAGATCAAAAAATGGCATATCGGCTGGTATCACAAAAACACTATGATCAAAATTTTTAAGAATGGAGTAAAGTGCGAGCATTGGCGAATAGTTATTGCTATTTTCATCTTTTATAAGCTTTAGTGGCGGGCTAAATTTCTCAAATTTTGAGCTCACATAAACTTCGTCAAAAACTTTGCTAAATTTCGCAACCTCATAATGAGTAAGCGTCTTAAAACCACCAAATGGCAAAAGTGTCTTATCTTGCCCCATACGCGAGCTTTTGCCACCTGCTAAAATCACGCAAGTTTGCATCTTTTCCCTTAAGAAAGTTATGAGGCTAAATTTAGCTAAAAACGGCTTTGATCTACCAAAAATATGTGATAAAAACTTATTTTTGTTTATGCTACTTGTGAAATTTTAAGCCTGCTTTGCCTTTTTCATTGTTAAAAATTCTTCGTAGCGATGATCTATGATAGCTTTGATCAAGGCATAGTTTTCTTGTGAGTCTTTTATATAAAAATAGGCGTTATCAAAGTATTTTTCACCAAATTTTTTCGAAACAAAATCCGTATAATCCTGCAAATACCAACCATACATTTTGGCAAATTTTGTCCGATCGGTCGTATAGTAAGCTTTTGCAAAGGCTTTACCAACAGTATTTAGCTCCGCACTTCCAAGTACGCCGTCCATAGCGTCAAAAAGATACTGACGATAGTTAAAATTTTCATCCATCTGTGCTATATCGTCCGCAAAATCTGCTGCAAATTCCTTTGAATAAAATTTGTGTTCCATGCACCAGCGAAAGAAAAATGCAATGTGTGTCGCACCGTTTTCATGCGGTATATCAGTCGGCGCATCTTTCGCACCCCAATGCCATTTTGCTTTGTCATATACTATATCTGGCATTTTTATCCTTTTAAAATGCTCAATTTTACTAAAACCATCTTAATCGCAGTAAAAATCATGGCTACTTTATCCATTTGCTTGCTATGATTAAAAAAGACATAATGGCGCTTTTATTCAAGGAGAAGCAATGAGCGAAAAAAATCTACAAATTTTAGGCTGGATCGGCACATGCCTATCAGTTGTTATGTACTTTTCATACATCCCACAAATAATGGGCAACCTTGACGGCAACAAGACGCCTTTTATACAGCCACTGGCAGCCGCACTAAACTGCACAATCTGGACAAGTTACGGACTATTAAAAGCTAAAAAAAGACTATCCACTTTCTGCCGCAAACTTCCCAGGTATAATCTTTGGTCTTTTGGCTACAATAACAGCGTTTTAATGCGCTGATTTAGTTGTTATGGCTAGCACTGCAATAAAAAAGTTATTTGCGTCGCCACAACAGCTAATCTATTATAGTGTTTGCGCTATTTTAGTCAATTTTTCTTTGATTATATTACCTTTTGAATTCAGCAAAAAGGCTATTTTTGTTAGTTCATCTATTATCTCTTTTATACTTTTATCATCATCGCTTGAAGTTCTAAATCTTGTTGCAGTAAGTGGAATAAATTCTTGATATGTAGACATAAAATCCTTATAGTCCTCTTGGAGTTCTGGCGCGTAAAAACTGATAATTGAGTGTAATTTACCAATTTCAAATTTTGGATTTTCTATATTTAAATTTGGATTTATTAATAAAGCTACTTTGTAATGTATTCCCCCTAAAATATCCCCTACTATAATAAACGCTTCCTCTAGCTTTTGTCGCCTGAGTTTATTTTTCTCTTTTTTTGTGTTTAGATTAGCATACACCCATTGCGCAAACATTGTTAGGACTGCACCAAGTACAATTTTCAATGAATCAGATATCAAACTATCCATATTATTTTTTATAAGTCTCTTGGATCGGCAATTTTACCTGCTATGGCTGAGGCCGCTACAACTGCTGAGTTGGCTAGATAAATTTCACTCGTTCTATCGCCCATACGTCCGACGAAATTTCTATTTGTCGTCGAGATGCAGCGCTCATTTGCACCTAAAATTCCCATATATCCGCCAAGACAAGCGCCACAAGTTGGATTACTCACAACCGCTCCTGCATCAATGAAAATATCGATTAAACCTTCTTTTTCGGCAGCTCTTGCGATCTTTTGCGTCGCTGGAGTGATGATGAGCCTTGTCTTGCGAGCTACTTTTTTGCCTTTTAAAATTTGTGCTGCGATACGAAGGTCGCTTAGACGACCATTTGTGCATGAGCCGATAAATGCTTGATCAATAGCTAGATTGTCGCGAACTGCTTGTCTTACGCTCTTGCCGTTGCTTGGCAAAAATGGATATGCGATGACTGGATCAAGGTTTGTGACATCGATCTCTAAAATTTTGTCGTATTTTGCACCCTCGTCTGAGTAGAAGAATTTTGGTTTATCACGCAAATTTTTATCTTTTAAAAACTCTTTTGTGATCTCGTCAACCGCGATGATACCGCTTTTACCACCAGCTTCGATCGCCATGTTACACATAGAAAATCTATCATCCATGCTAAGGCCCTCTATCACCTCGCCGCAAAACTCAAGCGACTTATAAAGTGCGCCGTCAACGCCTATTTGACGGATGATCTCAAGGATGAGATCCTTGCCGTAGACGTGCTTATCAAGCTTACCTTTAAACACGACCTTGATGCTCTCAGGCACTTTAAACCAGTTTTTGCCAGTGATCATCGCATAAGCTAGGTCGGTGCTGCCCATGCCAGTACTAAACGCTCCAAGAGCGCCGTGTGTACAGGTATGGCTGTCTGCACCGATGATGACGTCGCCCGGGATGACTAGCCCTTTTTCAGGCAAAAGTGCGTGCTCGATGCCCATATCTTTTTCATCAAAATAGTTTTTAAGATCGTGTTTGTAGGCAAATTCGCGTGAAATTTTAGCTTGATTGGCGCTTAGGATATCTTTTGTTGGGATGTAGTGATCCATAACGATGGCAAAGCCGTCTGGGTTGGCTAGCTTTTTAGCGCCGCTTCGCTCAAACTGCTTGATCGAAATAGGTGTCGTGATATCGTTGCCTATGATCATATCGATCTTACTTTCGATGATCTCTCCTGCGCTTACCTCTTTGCCAACGTGATCTGAAAATATTTTCTCGGTGATAGTTTGTTTCATAAATTTCCTTTAAATTTTTGAGGCGATTTTAACGAAAATTGCTAAATTTAAAGAAAATTTACTAAGCCAAAAGGCCTAGTAAATTTAGAATTTAACGCTAGCTGTTAGCATAAACTGACGAGCATAGCCTGGTTGTATCGGTATGATATTAGCATCCGTACCAGTAGATGAGGATGTATAATAAAGCTTGTCGGTCAAGTTTTTGACGTTAAACGAGAAATTCGTCTCGTAGCCCGCGATCTTGGTATCGTAGCTGATGAAAGCATCGTAAACAACCGCACTATCCATCTTGAATGCCGTTCCTGCTGGTACTGCAGGTAAATTTGTCCTCATATAGTATGTATACCACGAGCCAAAATATCTAGCTCCACCGCCGATCCTTAGACCTTTTGCGCCTAGGTGGCTAAAGTCGTAGTTAGCAAACAAGCTGGCTTGGTGCTTTGGCGTAGCTTCTAGCGGTTTGCCCACTAGCACGGCAAACGCTCCGCTATCCTTTCGCACCTCAGTTTTTGTGA is a genomic window of Campylobacter concisus containing:
- a CDS encoding DUF7832 domain-containing protein, with amino-acid sequence MPDIVYDKAKWHWGAKDAPTDIPHENGATHIAFFFRWCMEHKFYSKEFAADFADDIAQMDENFNYRQYLFDAMDGVLGSAELNTVGKAFAKAYYTTDRTKFAKMYGWYLQDYTDFVSKKFGEKYFDNAYFYIKDSQENYALIKAIIDHRYEEFLTMKKAKQA
- a CDS encoding SWEET family sugar transporter, coding for MSEKNLQILGWIGTCLSVVMYFSYIPQIMGNLDGNKTPFIQPLAAALNCTIWTSYGLLKAKKRLSTFCRKLPRYNLWSFGYNNSVLMR
- a CDS encoding phospholipase A gives rise to the protein MSKILLFLSLSLSFLMASGLDDFKRAQELEQSGDIKAAMQIYKELAKGSLNEQEAIQNVQASEPAPREAKLKQADLLREDKSGKNLQNALGIELYKFNYLLPVTYAKNVPNDERKSVETKFQISLAKPLFYDLFGLRESLVAAYTQTSWWQITRTSAPFRETNYQPEIFLNFASPKYLEQIGVKNLKFGLLHESNGRDGSNSRSWNRAYLQSDFVFGKLSISPRAWIIVGNKGDNKDILKYIGHGDVRLSYNLNEHIFSLMLRNNLHFDKTNKGAAEISYMFPIFSTGVYGYLQYFTGYGESLIDYNRHTDKFGLGFVVLK
- a CDS encoding molybdenum cofactor guanylyltransferase, which encodes MQTCVILAGGKSSRMGQDKTLLPFGGFKTLTHYEVAKFSKVFDEVYVSSKFEKFSPPLKLIKDENSNNYSPMLALYSILKNFDHSVFVIPADMPFFDLKSLEELAKFKDEFDMVVASDNEHIHSLCGFFSPGLATLAHEFYLKNEHKIGLLRKICKCKVVNFKDSDQFFNVNFPDEYEMAKKIQEKKIDDE
- the leuC gene encoding 3-isopropylmalate dehydratase large subunit — encoded protein: MKQTITEKIFSDHVGKEVSAGEIIESKIDMIIGNDITTPISIKQFERSGAKKLANPDGFAIVMDHYIPTKDILSANQAKISREFAYKHDLKNYFDEKDMGIEHALLPEKGLVIPGDVIIGADSHTCTHGALGAFSTGMGSTDLAYAMITGKNWFKVPESIKVVFKGKLDKHVYGKDLILEIIRQIGVDGALYKSLEFCGEVIEGLSMDDRFSMCNMAIEAGGKSGIIAVDEITKEFLKDKNLRDKPKFFYSDEGAKYDKILEIDVTNLDPVIAYPFLPSNGKSVRQAVRDNLAIDQAFIGSCTNGRLSDLRIAAQILKGKKVARKTRLIITPATQKIARAAEKEGLIDIFIDAGAVVSNPTCGACLGGYMGILGANERCISTTNRNFVGRMGDRTSEIYLANSAVVAASAIAGKIADPRDL
- a CDS encoding glycerate kinase family protein, which gives rise to MRILVAIDSLKGSLSSLEAGLAIKEGLEEIGCEVVVKPIADGGEGSVEAMADALGAKFIDTIVKNPLGTEILARYALKDDLAILEMSSASGLTLINPDERNPLKTSTFGFGQMIKDAISKGARKFIIGIGGSATNDAGTGMLSALGFNFYDKNGILLEGKGEDLAKICEFSDENVSKELRECEFLIACDVDNPLYGTNGAAHVYAPQKGANGRMVKELDDGLKHFASLVKEKNGTKFHTQKGAGAAGGLGFAFVAFLGAKLRPGIEIITQTIALEDEIKKADLVITGEGRMDFQSSMGKTPTGVAKLAKKHNKPVVALAGCVQKCAKDCYKNGIDAYFCILNEPVSLEEAMRKDVAIRNLKMTAEQVIRLYILNHKV
- a CDS encoding GntP family permease; this translates as MSGISLIVCFVVAIILMIVMISKLKVHPFLALMSISLVLAIVAGIDLSKIPAMIGVGFSGTFKSIGIVIIFGTIIGTVLEKTGAALKLADMVVKLVGQKRPELAMLIMGWVVGIPVFCDSGFVVLNSIREALYKKISASPVAMSVALSGGLYASHVFIPPTPGPIAAAGTLGLGGNLLLVIIMGTVVSIPVLLAVYFFSKSIGKSVTISDKDADATIIATYEELLKKFGTLPSGFLSLAPIIMPIIFMAIGSIVDVLAKQGMLDKASFLPKVLLFLGNPIIALAIGVIFCVFLLAESKKIKEFDHITNESLKIAGPILFITAAGGVLGNVITEAGFVNFIKENASTIKAIGIFFPFIISAVLKTAQGSSTVAIITTASIMGAFSADNSLMQTLGFTSEISAALCVMAIASGAMCVSHANDSYFWVVTNFSKMSADQGYRTQTAMTFIMGIVGMISVYILSLVLL
- a CDS encoding molybdopterin-dependent oxidoreductase; its protein translation is MQRREFLKRSAVLSTLTTSAMLADGDKDDYKPQANSLEPEFRVKDGKISLSDGHSVIFSMCHGCTTKCGIRLHIDDKNDRVLRCSGNPYHPLSNVHWANFDTSINDALLATTASGEDEKRATVCARGAILPEMIDSPARILTPLKRVGKRGEGKWKSISFEQLVEEVVEGGDLFGEGHVDGLRAIYSDELIDSENPEYGTKRNQFLSFYLYDGRSDIVDRFVKKSFGTINHYSHGGICGGGFRVGGKIAHNAKGFAHTKPDYENSKFIIYWGTSPSNGGNPFQKQAKMLSYTRGTRDDFSYAVVDPSVTNAVKYASSDKGRWIAIKPGTDSALAMAMIRWIIENEKYATNYLMQPNLDQAKLAGEIHWCNATHLVITEKDHKDYGKFALINNEWQVCSQDGKIQSYKANEPAKLYYKGKILIDGKKVEVKSSMQLLKESAYKHSLEEYSKICGVSIEDIIWLCENFTKNGRQVSTNVHGGMMHTQAGMTTFAILCLNTLMGTYGYKGGNVNASAGTHEFLKGRYDLESFEGAYKPNGLNLSRSGKYYETSSEYKRKVAAGGSGYPSTQPWYPISMPLVNETLTSHKAGYPYKVKVFINYMTNVLYGQAGLERAVLDVLKDSKNLPLFVGIDAFMNETNAYADYIVPDGVNLENWALPNSLWGTIAKTSVVRYPAVSSKQAKDKNGGTIDVEAFYIAVAKKLGLKGFGKNAFKDKDGNFMDLDVKEQYYAAALANLAFDGEGVKDISDEDKKLSKISRVMTKLDPYLKDEEKPKVAHILAKGGRYDSYESAYNGDKATVKVPAPTPASIYYEPLGGHRHSITGEYMPGVPSLMLPVASDGTPLEKFFPRSEWKYTVSSRKSNIQHFYTFVSPRLRSVHPKNFIRISTDVASEQGIHSGDKVKVTTPYGAQVGEAFVTDGVASGVISIEHGFGHDEFGIRTHTVDGKPAFGIANLEKGVNHNKLGLLDPKRNGEFSLNDWLVGTCARQALPAKIRKIG
- a CDS encoding 4Fe-4S dicluster domain-containing protein, with translation MQQTLNSRRSFIAAAGLFFATTALKAAPKDFSSSGVRYGMAIDLTRCVGCQSCTMSCMLENDVQPGAFRTIVSEYEARDKNGKMAVIASLPRLCNHCNNPACISVCPTGASHQRSNGIVKIDTKECIGCALCVEACPYHARYLSLHTYKADKCTFCDHRLRAGLQPACVESCVGGSRIIGDLNDPNSNIRKFLATHETMVIDSPKNTNPQVFYHGVSKILAKNNKKLELDNGYKKVISWNEEIAQ